One genomic region from Metallosphaera tengchongensis encodes:
- a CDS encoding heavy metal translocating P-type ATPase → MSGETKSLRLRSEEIKVLGMHCATCEITVSKAISSVKGVKETNVNLASGNARVVIEGGKLGDVVKAVRSAGYDVATQKFTARVKVSEEEAHKLTALLESMDGVISAKVNASSGIAIVEINPLTTSAETVLEKMKERGYPLELEREEMGKSGDFRDLLLRLIVGALISPFTLIQVPFLQLVLSLPVVFFSGMRFHRGAYRALKNRTTNMDVLVSLSSLTAWTYSLVSLFYLHSGYFFDASSLLITFILAGKTLEAYIKERTSDEVLNLQSTKARLVSGETVDSRKLKVGDLVVVKSGEVVPADGVVDEGEGFVDESIYTGESLPVKKVKGDPLVGGSVLSSGFLKVYVTRSGERTYISQVVQALKEAETVRLPIQSIADRISSIFVPVIIAISIFSFLAWVLLLHQPETFGILIAVAILASACPCGFGLATPMAVMVGIRKLLKKGIVVRNGESLQKLREVKVIVFDKTGTLTKGEMSVREFREYQDGAIELASSLEKLSSHPVGRVIANMSGEKLKVEDFTELEGGVYGKVEGREVLVGKKELVTKNCDGEPKGDVSVCVDWKVAGDIWLEDKLRDGVKELVDELKRKYRVIIATGDSSVYADRVAQDLGVEIRKGLSPDGKVELVRELKREGVVCFVGDGVNDALSLREADIGVAVSSGTDIAKYAGDVVVPSVLSLKLLLERSKRTVRKIKENIAWALAYNAVLVPISAGVLFPSLGLVLPPEYAALGMAMNSVSVALWSFVQ, encoded by the coding sequence ATGAGCGGGGAGACCAAGTCCCTGAGGTTAAGGAGCGAAGAGATCAAAGTCCTAGGGATGCACTGCGCCACGTGCGAGATTACTGTAAGTAAAGCAATTTCCAGCGTTAAGGGAGTAAAGGAGACCAACGTCAACCTAGCCTCCGGGAACGCCAGGGTAGTCATAGAAGGGGGAAAATTAGGCGACGTAGTGAAGGCAGTCAGAAGCGCTGGGTACGACGTGGCTACTCAGAAGTTCACAGCGAGGGTGAAGGTCAGTGAGGAGGAGGCCCATAAACTGACAGCTCTCCTAGAGAGCATGGACGGGGTGATATCAGCGAAGGTGAACGCCAGTTCTGGGATAGCTATAGTCGAGATAAACCCGTTAACTACCTCAGCGGAGACGGTACTTGAGAAGATGAAAGAGAGGGGCTACCCCCTAGAGCTGGAAAGGGAAGAGATGGGTAAGTCTGGAGACTTCAGGGACCTGTTGCTCAGGTTAATCGTTGGAGCTTTGATATCTCCCTTCACCCTGATTCAAGTCCCATTTCTTCAACTAGTCCTCTCCTTACCTGTGGTGTTCTTCTCTGGAATGAGGTTCCACAGGGGAGCCTACAGGGCTCTCAAGAACAGGACCACCAACATGGACGTCCTTGTGTCCCTATCGTCGCTCACAGCTTGGACCTACAGCTTAGTCTCCCTGTTTTACCTCCACTCAGGGTACTTCTTCGACGCGTCCTCGCTATTGATAACCTTCATCTTGGCTGGGAAGACCCTGGAGGCCTACATAAAGGAGAGGACAAGTGATGAGGTCCTAAACCTCCAGTCCACTAAAGCTAGGTTAGTGAGCGGAGAGACCGTGGACTCCAGGAAGCTTAAGGTAGGAGATCTAGTAGTGGTGAAATCAGGAGAGGTGGTTCCAGCTGACGGAGTTGTGGATGAGGGAGAGGGGTTTGTGGACGAGTCAATTTACACGGGGGAGAGCCTTCCCGTAAAGAAGGTGAAGGGAGACCCGTTAGTTGGGGGCTCAGTGCTCTCCTCAGGTTTTCTAAAGGTCTACGTTACCAGGAGCGGTGAGAGGACCTACATCTCGCAAGTGGTTCAGGCGCTTAAGGAGGCGGAGACAGTGAGGCTCCCAATTCAATCCATTGCCGACAGGATATCCTCGATTTTCGTCCCAGTCATAATCGCTATCTCCATCTTCTCCTTCTTAGCCTGGGTTCTACTCCTCCACCAGCCAGAGACATTCGGGATACTGATAGCTGTAGCGATTCTAGCCTCCGCATGCCCCTGTGGTTTCGGCCTTGCGACCCCAATGGCGGTCATGGTAGGGATAAGGAAGTTGCTCAAAAAGGGCATCGTGGTGAGAAATGGAGAAAGCCTACAAAAGTTGAGGGAGGTGAAAGTGATAGTCTTTGATAAGACGGGTACTCTAACCAAGGGGGAGATGAGCGTGAGGGAGTTTAGGGAATACCAGGATGGGGCAATCGAGCTAGCTTCGTCCCTGGAGAAGTTAAGCAGTCATCCGGTAGGAAGGGTGATCGCGAACATGAGCGGTGAAAAGCTCAAGGTTGAGGACTTCACTGAGCTGGAGGGGGGAGTATACGGTAAGGTAGAGGGTAGAGAAGTTCTAGTTGGGAAGAAGGAGTTGGTCACAAAGAATTGTGATGGTGAACCGAAGGGGGACGTATCTGTCTGTGTGGACTGGAAGGTGGCCGGGGACATATGGTTAGAGGACAAACTGAGGGATGGAGTTAAGGAACTGGTTGATGAGTTGAAGAGGAAGTATAGGGTAATAATTGCAACGGGAGACTCCAGCGTTTACGCAGATAGGGTAGCTCAAGACCTAGGGGTGGAGATTAGGAAAGGGCTGTCCCCTGATGGCAAGGTCGAGCTAGTGAGGGAGTTGAAAAGGGAAGGGGTTGTGTGCTTCGTAGGGGATGGAGTCAACGATGCCCTTTCCTTGAGGGAAGCTGACATAGGGGTGGCCGTTTCATCGGGTACTGACATAGCTAAATATGCAGGGGACGTGGTTGTACCGAGCGTCCTCTCGCTAAAGTTGTTACTAGAGAGATCCAAGAGGACCGTAAGGAAGATAAAGGAAAACATTGCCTGGGCGCTGGCTTACAACGCTGTGCTCGTCCCCATCTCGGCCGGAGTACTTTTCCCTTCTCTAGGTCTGGTCTTGCCCCCTGAGTACGCAGCCCTAGGTATGGCCATGAACAGCGTTAGTGTAGCGCTCTGGAGCTTCGTGCAGTGA
- a CDS encoding YHS domain-containing protein produces MMDPVCGMEVKETSKFKSMYKGKVYYFCSHHCKVAFDKDPEVYLKGGPKGMPT; encoded by the coding sequence ATGATGGATCCGGTCTGCGGTATGGAAGTGAAAGAGACCTCTAAGTTTAAGTCAATGTATAAAGGAAAGGTGTATTACTTCTGCAGTCATCACTGTAAGGTCGCTTTCGATAAGGACCCAGAGGTCTACCTGAAAGGTGGACCAAAAGGGATGCCTACATGA
- a CDS encoding TRASH domain-containing protein, whose translation MTNEKEITEVEYKVLQLLRKNSRRSASDIAKELKVSRALVSKVIRSLEEKGVKYCVEYYEKDELVAFALVNSCEGLDDCFKLLDGRYMAVIRGNLEELSNALSKIGSTQYFLAVEKVGKPKLKRRELSCDYCGEKILGEPYVVKAGRRVYYACCKSCKTQLTKRLRLKETT comes from the coding sequence ATGACAAATGAAAAAGAGATCACGGAGGTGGAGTACAAAGTGCTACAGCTTCTAAGGAAGAACTCCAGGAGGAGCGCGAGCGACATAGCGAAGGAGCTCAAGGTTAGCAGAGCCCTGGTCTCCAAGGTCATAAGGTCCTTGGAGGAAAAGGGAGTGAAGTACTGCGTCGAATACTACGAGAAGGATGAACTCGTAGCCTTCGCTTTGGTGAACTCATGCGAAGGGCTTGATGACTGTTTCAAGCTACTGGACGGAAGGTACATGGCGGTGATAAGGGGGAACTTGGAGGAGTTAAGTAACGCGCTGAGCAAAATCGGGAGCACGCAATACTTCCTGGCTGTGGAGAAGGTAGGCAAGCCTAAACTCAAGAGGAGAGAACTCTCATGCGATTACTGCGGGGAGAAGATCCTAGGGGAGCCCTACGTTGTCAAGGCTGGGAGGAGGGTTTACTACGCCTGTTGCAAGAGTTGCAAGACCCAGTTAACCAAGAGGCTGAGGCTTAAGGAGACCACCTGA
- a CDS encoding DNA polymerase II, producing MGRTQPSFTRSVDAELEKLLRLSKRVGYPCFQEVVLEASKRVREFQSALYDEVTDPQEILLLTLISVIAEGRCNGRLRS from the coding sequence ATGGGTAGAACTCAACCTTCCTTCACTAGATCGGTGGACGCGGAGCTGGAGAAGTTGCTAAGGCTGAGCAAGAGGGTTGGTTACCCATGTTTCCAGGAGGTAGTGCTTGAGGCTTCAAAGAGGGTGAGGGAATTTCAAAGTGCACTCTACGACGAGGTCACTGACCCACAGGAGATCCTCCTCCTAACTCTGATCTCTGTGATAGCTGAGGGGAGGTGTAATGGAAGGTTACGTAGTTGA
- a CDS encoding DNA polymerase domain-containing protein, with the protein MEGYVVDALPTRGGVVLVLDGFRKVKVNTTFPIYVITDSPERIAEHPSVLHYEQEVWRDLDGKEVDLYRFELEDMEAYNYIRRRVETVNEIPTVMSQVLHRINAYPFRKVRVGKGVEMYPEEFPKVSFATVVTEDWYGPSPKGRRFVANVNGEKLQGRIDDLDLKVDVAECFGIACQKVTASVKIRRKRAPVSVRGMIEWSLVSRTLIRELEGSTIGKVLTTNEAWVAFSRRVLIPRVVPRVEKMRTLDEIRAVDKGGLVLFPRVGCFDQVSQVDFSSMYPSLIVKYNISAETVDVCNDLETEIGHSICMRETGIVPEALRWLIKRKEELKRVDEERAEAIKWILVASFGYLGYRNSKFGKIEAYELVTYFARKTLRETMVLAREYGLEVLHGIIDSLILKGERVQEFLRSAEEMTGLRLKEDRMKWILLFPRRDGRPYPMRYMGKLESGEVKVKGLIRRNLPNVVRVFVEEAVGLAEGAESCQDLEEITKDLNLLAKKYRERILNGDPRDYVIWVKGKPLIRGVRGFYDPSRGYRGRDVYYYLDYLERERQVLIDAYHGFSGN; encoded by the coding sequence ATGGAAGGTTACGTAGTTGACGCCCTTCCCACTAGAGGCGGCGTGGTTCTAGTCCTGGACGGATTTAGGAAGGTCAAGGTCAACACTACCTTCCCGATCTACGTGATCACAGATAGCCCGGAGAGAATAGCTGAACACCCTTCAGTCTTGCACTATGAGCAGGAGGTCTGGAGGGACCTTGACGGTAAGGAGGTCGACCTCTACAGGTTCGAGCTGGAGGACATGGAAGCTTACAACTACATTAGGAGGAGGGTTGAGACAGTTAACGAGATACCTACGGTGATGTCACAGGTCCTGCACAGGATTAACGCCTATCCCTTCAGGAAGGTCAGGGTAGGGAAAGGGGTGGAAATGTACCCTGAGGAGTTCCCTAAGGTATCCTTCGCTACCGTAGTCACTGAGGACTGGTACGGCCCATCGCCAAAGGGGAGGAGGTTCGTGGCGAACGTCAACGGGGAGAAGTTGCAAGGTCGGATCGATGACCTAGACCTGAAGGTGGACGTAGCTGAATGCTTCGGGATAGCCTGCCAAAAGGTTACTGCTTCGGTCAAAATAAGGAGGAAGAGGGCTCCGGTGTCCGTGAGGGGGATGATCGAGTGGTCCCTGGTTAGCAGGACCTTGATCAGGGAGCTGGAGGGCTCCACCATAGGAAAAGTGCTCACTACCAACGAGGCTTGGGTTGCCTTCTCTAGAAGGGTCCTTATCCCCAGGGTGGTTCCCAGGGTGGAGAAGATGAGGACCTTAGATGAAATAAGGGCAGTGGACAAAGGAGGATTGGTCCTCTTCCCCAGGGTAGGATGTTTTGACCAGGTGTCCCAGGTGGACTTCTCCTCTATGTACCCTTCCCTCATAGTGAAGTACAACATATCAGCTGAGACCGTGGACGTGTGCAACGACCTGGAGACTGAAATAGGCCACTCCATTTGCATGAGGGAGACCGGGATAGTCCCGGAAGCCCTGAGATGGTTAATAAAGAGAAAGGAGGAGCTCAAGAGGGTAGATGAGGAGAGGGCTGAAGCCATAAAGTGGATCCTGGTAGCCTCGTTCGGTTACCTAGGGTACAGGAACTCCAAGTTCGGGAAGATCGAGGCCTACGAACTGGTCACATACTTCGCCAGGAAAACCCTGAGGGAGACCATGGTTCTCGCGAGGGAGTACGGGTTGGAGGTGCTTCACGGGATAATAGACTCCCTGATACTAAAGGGGGAGAGGGTTCAGGAGTTCCTGAGGTCAGCTGAGGAGATGACGGGTCTCAGGCTCAAGGAGGACAGGATGAAGTGGATCCTGCTCTTCCCCAGAAGGGATGGGAGACCGTACCCCATGAGGTATATGGGGAAGCTGGAGAGTGGTGAGGTGAAGGTTAAGGGACTGATCAGGAGGAACTTGCCCAATGTGGTCAGGGTCTTCGTGGAGGAAGCTGTGGGACTGGCTGAGGGGGCAGAAAGTTGCCAAGACCTTGAGGAAATTACTAAGGACCTGAACCTGCTAGCGAAGAAGTATAGGGAGAGGATACTGAACGGGGATCCTAGGGACTACGTTATTTGGGTTAAGGGTAAACCTTTGATAAGAGGGGTCAGAGGGTTCTACGACCCCTCCAGAGGTTACAGGGGAAGGGACGTGTACTACTACTTGGACTACCTGGAAAGGGAGAGACAGGTGTTGATTGATGCTTATCACGGGTTTTCAGGCAATTGA
- a CDS encoding APC family permease, with the protein MSKKINVAYATAVSLGAIIGSGIFVLSGTVISLAGILSLVAFAFVGFVSLILAFELGELTSLFPELKGSSYSFAYEAFGSHIGFVTGILLYFSYASSISAIALGFGAYLSSILGLGNPIVFAILLILVLTVLNLMGVEKAAEADFYLVLLKVAILIIFSAFAILTIGRTNLPSHFTVPPNASYGFFESMQGIIFAYSGFQSVSTIASDVEGGGKGAAKAIVYSVVISLVLYVLVDVSLMILAPVTAYKISADPLSFALSYAKAPSSLFLVVGVGALIATTSATLAMILTSSRMLYQIGADGLLPKFVTKYDKSRDVAVNGVLISSLIGVATLFAGNVYVIAAISNFGLLFSYLVTSLAVMHFRRKNANPQFKTPGYPYLPAFSVIAIVLFFIGMPQEALLIGAVTTIVLLIAYSVIREGMRESPEKVRIFEYFRTRDRKS; encoded by the coding sequence ATGTCAAAGAAGATAAACGTTGCCTACGCAACAGCGGTTAGTTTAGGGGCTATAATAGGTTCAGGAATTTTCGTCTTAAGCGGGACCGTGATTTCCTTGGCAGGAATCCTCTCATTAGTAGCTTTCGCCTTCGTGGGCTTCGTATCCCTAATACTCGCCTTTGAACTAGGTGAACTTACTTCCCTCTTCCCGGAACTCAAGGGTTCATCCTACTCGTTTGCGTATGAAGCCTTCGGGAGCCACATAGGTTTCGTGACCGGGATTTTGCTCTATTTCAGCTATGCCTCCAGCATATCAGCGATAGCTTTGGGATTTGGGGCTTATCTAAGCTCCATTTTGGGGTTGGGTAATCCCATAGTGTTTGCTATTCTTCTAATCCTAGTTCTCACCGTACTCAACCTCATGGGAGTTGAGAAGGCCGCTGAAGCCGACTTCTACCTTGTATTGCTCAAGGTAGCTATTCTGATAATTTTCTCTGCCTTCGCCATACTAACGATAGGCAGGACAAATTTACCCTCTCACTTTACAGTACCACCAAACGCATCTTACGGCTTCTTTGAGTCAATGCAGGGCATAATCTTTGCCTATTCTGGGTTCCAAAGCGTTTCCACAATAGCTTCTGACGTTGAAGGGGGAGGTAAGGGAGCTGCCAAGGCCATAGTTTACTCCGTGGTCATTAGTTTAGTCCTTTACGTCCTAGTAGACGTTTCCCTTATGATACTTGCCCCAGTCACAGCCTACAAGATAAGCGCTGACCCCCTGTCCTTCGCCCTCTCCTATGCCAAGGCACCATCCTCACTTTTCCTTGTGGTTGGGGTCGGCGCTCTCATTGCCACGACGTCAGCTACCTTGGCTATGATATTGACCTCCTCCAGGATGCTCTATCAGATAGGAGCTGACGGTCTTCTACCCAAGTTCGTAACGAAATACGATAAATCTAGGGACGTTGCAGTCAACGGAGTCTTAATATCTTCCCTCATAGGAGTCGCGACACTCTTTGCAGGGAACGTTTACGTAATAGCTGCAATAAGCAACTTTGGTTTACTCTTCTCTTATCTGGTCACATCCTTGGCGGTAATGCACTTTAGGAGGAAGAACGCGAACCCTCAGTTTAAGACACCAGGCTACCCCTACCTTCCAGCGTTTTCGGTGATAGCGATAGTCCTCTTCTTCATTGGTATGCCCCAGGAGGCCCTCCTCATAGGTGCTGTGACCACCATAGTCCTCCTCATCGCCTACTCCGTAATAAGGGAGGGCATGAGGGAAAGCCCAGAGAAGGTCAGGATTTTTGAGTACTTCAGGACGAGGGACAGGAAAAGCTAG
- a CDS encoding DUF1059 domain-containing protein, which yields MTKYSFSCASVGMNCGFEITNAGTEDELLEMLKVHAKASHGLTSIPADMVEKIKSNIKKSGKYSFSCASVGMNCGFEIMNASSEDELLHELSIHAKTSHNMTSIPQDTLNKIKQNIKVS from the coding sequence ATGACAAAATATTCCTTCAGTTGTGCGAGCGTGGGAATGAACTGCGGATTTGAAATAACTAACGCAGGGACTGAGGATGAGCTTCTGGAGATGCTGAAAGTGCACGCCAAGGCAAGCCATGGATTGACCTCAATCCCAGCAGATATGGTGGAGAAGATAAAGAGTAACATAAAGAAGTCTGGGAAATATTCCTTCAGTTGTGCGAGCGTGGGAATGAACTGCGGATTTGAAATAATGAATGCCTCCTCCGAAGATGAGCTCTTACATGAGCTCTCCATACATGCTAAGACATCTCATAACATGACCTCGATACCCCAAGACACTCTAAATAAGATAAAGCAGAACATCAAGGTATCGTGA
- a CDS encoding DUF1059 domain-containing protein yields MVFGLGKKKFEFSCQSIGMNCGFAVKKASSEEELLEILKVHAKVAHNLSNIPEDTLNKIKENIKKV; encoded by the coding sequence ATGGTGTTCGGTTTAGGGAAGAAGAAGTTTGAGTTCTCATGTCAAAGTATAGGTATGAACTGCGGTTTCGCCGTGAAGAAAGCGTCCTCGGAGGAGGAACTATTGGAAATTTTAAAGGTTCACGCCAAGGTAGCCCATAACCTGTCTAATATACCTGAAGACACTTTAAATAAGATCAAGGAAAACATAAAGAAAGTCTAG
- a CDS encoding CopG family transcriptional regulator, which produces MVNFIDLPYGMIVSVSKVVSFKVRKEIKEKMELYKDKVIWSEELRRFVEQRIAEIEAKEAVEKVMKELKEANWSFPRGTSTQLIREDRDEDS; this is translated from the coding sequence GTGGTAAACTTTATAGATCTACCTTACGGTATGATAGTTAGCGTATCCAAAGTTGTTAGCTTTAAGGTCAGAAAGGAGATAAAGGAGAAGATGGAGTTGTACAAGGACAAGGTTATCTGGTCAGAGGAGTTGAGGAGGTTTGTGGAGCAAAGGATTGCCGAAATTGAGGCAAAGGAAGCCGTTGAGAAAGTAATGAAGGAATTGAAAGAGGCCAACTGGAGCTTCCCTAGGGGCACTTCGACCCAGTTAATAAGGGAAGATAGGGATGAGGATAGTTGA
- a CDS encoding type II toxin-antitoxin system VapC family toxin, translating into MRIVDASALTAVVLKEDGWEKIISLLVPAYSVDHVTKEVMNAIWKMKNVKRAIDDNTALGMKKILFDVLKERTLILLNEMDYLEDAFQIAINNDLTLYDSLYISACLKRGAQLITTDVKQAKIAEKLDVQVITV; encoded by the coding sequence ATGAGGATAGTTGACGCATCAGCGCTAACTGCTGTGGTATTAAAGGAAGATGGGTGGGAGAAGATCATAAGCCTCTTAGTTCCAGCGTACTCTGTAGACCACGTTACAAAAGAGGTGATGAACGCCATATGGAAGATGAAGAATGTGAAGAGGGCCATAGACGACAATACCGCTCTCGGGATGAAGAAGATACTGTTTGACGTCTTGAAGGAGAGGACTTTGATACTGTTAAACGAAATGGACTACTTGGAGGACGCGTTCCAGATAGCTATCAACAACGACTTGACGCTTTACGACTCCCTATACATATCAGCGTGTTTAAAACGCGGCGCACAGCTCATAACCACGGACGTAAAGCAGGCAAAAATAGCTGAGAAGTTGGACGTGCAAGTCATTACCGTTTAA
- a CDS encoding ATP-binding protein encodes MIEEFNPWWMSKELVKHNEYYKKYESSPVKWDVDLNLSLEPFSLNFLFGPRQVGKSTALVLLIKKLLNVVDSPKAIFYFSCDKLADYKELDDVISTYLKLKERERINTSYIILDEVTFPKEWYRTIKSRIDNGDFKNDVLILTGSLSMKAKGEIETFPGRRGKGKTLIMYPLPFSEYVRLFGVDIPQGDLDYVIEEYYKYVPYLPELSKLFETYLVVGGFPNALKDFFSTGSVSLTTTSDMISFIVSDINKLRRSERFFKTTVKAIIDRSSSTFSFHTLSKDFSVGTVKTAISYVELLEKLFLLKVVEAIDPNNGASLFKKEKKFYLIDPTIYYAFSKWTMTRTPDETKLAEAVVITHLARLFDVYYLKAKDEVDAVVRKADRLIGFEIKYGRVRGRVVRVGKVKEFYFLSKDTVDRGVIPIPLFLAMLKVPITREFEFLPS; translated from the coding sequence ATGATAGAGGAGTTTAACCCTTGGTGGATGTCTAAAGAACTGGTAAAACATAACGAGTACTATAAGAAGTATGAAAGTTCACCAGTAAAATGGGATGTCGACCTCAACCTGTCCCTGGAGCCCTTCTCCCTAAACTTCTTGTTTGGACCTAGACAAGTAGGAAAATCCACTGCACTCGTACTCTTGATCAAGAAGCTACTGAACGTTGTGGATAGTCCGAAAGCAATCTTCTACTTCTCTTGTGATAAACTGGCAGACTACAAGGAGCTTGACGACGTAATTTCAACATACTTGAAGTTGAAAGAGCGTGAGAGAATAAATACATCCTACATAATACTAGACGAAGTCACGTTCCCCAAGGAGTGGTATAGGACAATAAAGTCAAGAATTGACAATGGAGACTTCAAAAACGACGTCTTAATACTCACGGGGTCGCTATCCATGAAGGCCAAGGGGGAAATAGAGACCTTTCCAGGTAGAAGGGGTAAGGGAAAGACCTTGATAATGTATCCCCTACCTTTCTCAGAGTACGTTAGACTCTTTGGAGTAGATATTCCCCAAGGTGACTTAGATTATGTGATAGAGGAGTACTACAAATACGTACCCTACTTACCAGAACTTAGTAAACTGTTTGAGACTTACTTGGTAGTTGGTGGATTTCCTAACGCTTTAAAGGACTTCTTTTCTACGGGGAGTGTCAGCCTTACTACGACTTCTGACATGATAAGTTTTATCGTGAGCGATATAAACAAGTTGAGGAGGAGTGAGAGGTTCTTTAAGACCACTGTTAAAGCCATAATTGATAGATCTTCCAGCACTTTCAGCTTTCACACACTGTCCAAAGACTTCAGTGTCGGTACAGTGAAGACTGCGATAAGCTACGTCGAGTTACTGGAAAAGCTCTTTTTGCTAAAAGTGGTTGAGGCTATTGACCCTAACAACGGGGCGTCGTTATTTAAGAAGGAGAAGAAGTTCTACCTCATTGACCCCACAATCTACTATGCCTTCTCCAAATGGACTATGACCAGAACGCCCGATGAGACTAAACTCGCTGAAGCTGTCGTAATTACTCATTTAGCTAGGCTGTTTGACGTCTATTACTTGAAAGCTAAAGACGAAGTAGACGCAGTCGTCAGAAAAGCGGATAGACTAATAGGTTTTGAGATAAAGTACGGCAGGGTTAGGGGAAGGGTAGTAAGGGTGGGAAAGGTTAAGGAGTTTTACTTCCTAAGTAAGGACACTGTTGACCGTGGAGTAATACCAATCCCACTATTCTTAGCAATGCTGAAAGTCCCCATAACAAGAGAGTTTGAGTTCCTACCCTCTTAA
- a CDS encoding type II toxin-antitoxin system VapC family toxin yields the protein MRTVVDTSALVALHIPEKLSEYIRDQIEKSEEYHFLDLIYYEFTNVIRKRVARGEISEREAKEILKNGYELISNSTVHEGKEVIIEAYEMGLKYSITVYDASLVALANKINGKVLTTDLKLLSSLKNTQLYSIFLVGDEVS from the coding sequence ATGAGGACAGTCGTTGATACATCTGCTTTAGTGGCATTACACATACCTGAAAAGTTAAGTGAATACATCAGAGACCAAATAGAAAAGAGCGAAGAATACCACTTTTTGGACCTCATATACTATGAGTTTACTAATGTCATAAGAAAGAGGGTTGCTAGAGGAGAAATAAGCGAAAGGGAAGCAAAGGAGATTCTAAAAAACGGATACGAGTTAATATCTAATTCTACAGTTCATGAGGGTAAGGAAGTTATCATCGAAGCATATGAGATGGGGTTAAAATATAGTATAACAGTCTATGACGCTTCTCTGGTAGCCTTGGCTAATAAGATAAATGGGAAGGTCCTCACTACTGATTTGAAATTGTTGAGTTCTCTTAAAAATACTCAACTATATAGCATATTTCTAGTGGGTGATGAGGTATCGTAG
- a CDS encoding type II toxin-antitoxin system CcdA family antitoxin, producing the protein MSEVISIRVSRKLKEDLEELNINYSELVRQYLEQVVRKEKMKRLLQNADTIREELRDRNFIPSYELVRQDRDEDSR; encoded by the coding sequence ATGAGTGAAGTAATATCAATAAGGGTTAGTAGGAAGCTTAAGGAGGACCTGGAGGAGCTGAACATAAACTACTCTGAGCTGGTGAGGCAATACTTAGAACAAGTAGTGAGGAAGGAGAAGATGAAGAGGCTTTTACAGAACGCTGACACAATTAGGGAAGAGTTAAGGGATAGGAATTTTATACCCTCATATGAGTTAGTAAGGCAAGACAGAGATGAGGACAGTCGTTGA
- a CDS encoding IS200/IS605 family accessory protein TnpB-related protein, whose product MEDSSRKVRKWVVVTAKSFDASDIFLEDLNNLIKRVKELPTQFRDRLYFMQYRRLQYWIGWEAKKHRLKVIYVDPHYSSTSCPKYSKEMEEVGHRYFRYSCGYENRDVIAVMDLYGGSLPSRLSST is encoded by the coding sequence CTGGAGGACTCATCAAGAAAAGTCAGGAAGTGGGTTGTAGTCACAGCTAAGTCCTTTGACGCCTCAGACATCTTCTTAGAGGACTTAAACAACCTCATCAAGAGGGTGAAGGAGCTGCCAACACAGTTCAGGGATAGGCTCTACTTCATGCAGTACCGTAGGCTCCAGTACTGGATTGGATGGGAGGCTAAGAAACACAGGCTAAAGGTAATCTACGTCGACCCACACTACTCCTCCACTTCATGCCCAAAATATAGTAAAGAAATGGAGGAAGTAGGACATAGATATTTTCGTTATTCATGCGGTTATGAGAACCGTGACGTAATCGCGGTCATGGACTTGTATGGGGGGTCTCTTCCCTCTCGACTGTCCTCCACATGA